One window from the genome of Desulfobaccales bacterium encodes:
- a CDS encoding ribonuclease Z: MELIILGSGTGVPSRRRGAPGYAVLAAGKLTVLDLGAGTLRALSQHGLDFSRIDLLALTHLHPDHVGDLVPFFFATHYALGYTRTEPFMVAAARGFGEFCERLKVPFGRWVEPPPGLMDLRELNPEGPDGLELPGLRLKSAPVQHLPGSLAYRLEAEGGSLVYSGDTEACDSLAELARGADVLLCECAKPYPIPGHMTPEQAGRLAARAQVRRLILTHFYPPCDEVDVVALAAKEFGGEIIRAEDGLRLNIPG; the protein is encoded by the coding sequence ATGGAGCTGATTATTTTGGGCTCCGGCACCGGGGTGCCGTCTCGCCGCCGGGGGGCGCCGGGCTACGCGGTCCTGGCCGCCGGGAAACTCACGGTCCTGGATCTGGGCGCCGGGACGCTGAGGGCCCTGAGCCAGCACGGCCTGGATTTCTCTCGCATTGACCTTCTGGCCCTCACCCACCTGCACCCGGACCACGTGGGGGACCTGGTCCCCTTTTTCTTTGCCACCCACTACGCCCTGGGCTACACCCGCACTGAGCCCTTCATGGTGGCCGCTGCCCGGGGCTTCGGAGAGTTTTGTGAGCGCCTTAAGGTCCCCTTCGGCCGCTGGGTGGAGCCGCCCCCGGGGCTCATGGACCTCAGGGAGCTCAACCCTGAGGGGCCAGACGGGCTGGAGCTTCCCGGTCTGAGGCTTAAAAGCGCGCCGGTGCAGCACCTCCCCGGCAGTCTGGCCTACCGCCTGGAGGCGGAGGGCGGTTCTCTGGTGTATTCCGGGGACACCGAAGCCTGCGACTCCCTGGCGGAGCTGGCCCGGGGGGCAGACGTGCTCCTGTGCGAGTGCGCCAAGCCGTACCCGATCCCGGGGCACATGACCCCGGAGCAGGCCGGGCGGTTGGCGGCCCGGGCCCAGGTGCGCCGCCTCATCCTCACCCACTTCTATCCCCCCTGCGACGAGGTGGACGTGGTGGCCCTGGCGGCGAAGGAATTTGGCGGCGAGATCATCCGGGCGGAAGACGGCCTGCGGCTGAATATTCCCGGCTGA
- a CDS encoding polyprenyl synthetase family protein, with protein MNQAELLAALAPDIAAINRALEANLTTHVPFISQVGRHILLSGGKRVRPLLFVLSARLCGCRSNHLADFSTIFEYLHAATLLHDDVVDAATVRRGTSTANTIWGNQAVILVGDFLLAKALSLAVTTDRLKVLKVLAHATTMMAEGEILQLLHARNLDLTEEEYFEVIHRKTAVLMSAACQIGAIVSGAPPKQEEALARFGLNLGLTFQLVDDILDFTGDERQLGKPVANDLKEGRITLPLITALKRASDAERRRLKELAQDVRPEHTGEIRELLERLGALDYARSRAREYTRAAQEDLRLFPESPEKGYFWGITEMLLARTS; from the coding sequence ATGAACCAAGCCGAGCTGCTGGCAGCCCTGGCCCCGGATATCGCGGCCATCAACCGGGCCCTGGAAGCCAATCTCACCACGCACGTGCCCTTCATCTCCCAGGTGGGGCGGCACATCCTTTTAAGCGGCGGCAAGCGGGTGCGGCCGCTGCTTTTCGTGCTGTCGGCGCGCCTGTGCGGCTGCCGCAGCAATCACTTGGCCGATTTCTCCACCATTTTCGAATACCTCCACGCCGCCACCCTGCTCCATGACGATGTTGTGGACGCGGCCACGGTGCGCCGGGGCACCTCCACCGCCAACACCATCTGGGGCAACCAGGCGGTGATTCTGGTGGGGGATTTCCTCCTGGCCAAGGCCCTGTCTTTGGCCGTCACCACCGACCGCCTGAAGGTCCTGAAAGTTTTGGCCCACGCCACCACCATGATGGCCGAGGGCGAGATTCTCCAGCTCCTGCACGCCCGCAACCTGGACCTCACGGAAGAGGAGTACTTCGAGGTCATCCACCGCAAGACCGCGGTGCTCATGAGTGCGGCCTGTCAGATCGGCGCCATCGTCAGCGGCGCCCCCCCGAAGCAGGAGGAGGCCCTGGCCCGCTTCGGCCTCAATCTGGGCCTCACCTTCCAGCTGGTGGACGACATCCTGGATTTCACCGGCGACGAGCGGCAGCTTGGCAAACCTGTGGCCAACGACCTCAAGGAAGGCCGCATCACCTTGCCCCTGATCACCGCCCTGAAGCGGGCCTCCGACGCCGAGCGCCGGCGCCTCAAAGAACTGGCCCAGGACGTGCGCCCGGAGCACACCGGAGAGATCCGGGAGCTCCTGGAGCGCCTGGGCGCCCTGGACTACGCCCGCAGCCGGGCCCGGGAATACACCCGGGCGGCCCAGGAGGATCTGCGCCTCTTTCCCGAGTCGCCGGAGAAGGGCTATTTCTGGGGCATCACCGAAATGCTCCTGGCCCGCACCTCCTGA
- a CDS encoding HIT family protein, with protein MEPQCKFCRILAGDLAAYPVFEDVATFAFLDHRPLFPGHCLVIPRQHVATLTELPPGLLPPLFATVRLLAQAVLEALGAEGSFVAVNNTVSQSVGHLHVHVVPRRRKDGLKGFFWPRQKYRDEAHIREVQEKLAEAARRLRAAGW; from the coding sequence ATGGAGCCACAGTGTAAATTCTGCCGTATTCTCGCCGGGGACCTTGCGGCCTATCCGGTCTTTGAGGATGTGGCCACCTTCGCCTTTCTGGACCACCGGCCCCTCTTCCCCGGCCACTGCCTGGTCATCCCCCGGCAGCATGTAGCCACTTTGACGGAGCTGCCTCCGGGGCTGCTGCCGCCCCTGTTTGCCACCGTGCGCCTGCTGGCCCAGGCGGTGCTGGAGGCCCTGGGGGCGGAGGGCTCCTTTGTGGCCGTCAACAACACCGTCAGCCAGAGCGTGGGCCACCTGCATGTGCACGTGGTGCCCCGCCGCCGCAAGGACGGGCTCAAAGGCTTTTTCTGGCCCCGGCAGAAATACCGGGACGAAGCCCATATCCGGGAGGTGCAGGAGAAGCTGGCCGAAGCGGCCCGGCGCCTCAGGGCCGCGGGCTGGTAA